In Trichocoleus desertorum NBK24, the following are encoded in one genomic region:
- a CDS encoding antitoxin family protein, with protein sequence MKTITAIYENGVLRLTQPIDLPEGTEVQVIIKTNDANAPKGNAASILAAIAALPDETTSSEVTETVNEA encoded by the coding sequence ATGAAAACAATTACGGCCATTTATGAAAACGGGGTTTTAAGACTGACTCAGCCGATTGATCTACCAGAAGGAACGGAGGTACAAGTTATTATCAAGACTAATGATGCTAATGCTCCCAAAGGAAATGCTGCAAGCATTTTAGCCGCGATCGCTGCTCTACCAGATGAAACCACTAGCAGTGAAGTTACAGAAACTGTTAATGAAGCATAG
- a CDS encoding group 1 truncated hemoglobin, which yields MQSQATSLYERLGGVYSIATVVDDFIDRIMDDPRLNSNPLVDEAHHRVSRSGFKYLVTEMVCWATGGPQQYSGRSMHDSHAHLKITAEEWESFLDDFQQTLDKFSVPATEQAELFAIVQSTKPDIVIPA from the coding sequence ATGCAATCTCAGGCAACTTCTCTCTACGAGCGGCTCGGTGGTGTCTACAGCATTGCTACTGTAGTCGATGACTTTATCGATCGCATCATGGATGACCCGCGCCTCAATTCCAACCCGCTAGTTGATGAAGCGCATCATCGCGTTTCTAGATCTGGCTTCAAATATTTAGTAACAGAAATGGTCTGCTGGGCAACGGGTGGCCCGCAACAATACAGTGGTCGCTCGATGCACGATTCCCACGCTCACCTCAAAATTACAGCAGAAGAGTGGGAGTCTTTTTTGGACGATTTTCAACAAACCCTAGACAAATTTTCTGTCCCTGCTACTGAGCAAGCTGAGCTATTTGCGATCGTTCAAAGCACCAAACCCGATATTGTAATTCCTGCTTAA